A genomic segment from Malus domestica chromosome 05, GDT2T_hap1 encodes:
- the LOC103436440 gene encoding DNA damage-repair/toleration protein DRT100, with protein sequence MLKSQSFTSSNTNHQVAMPLPNLNLHHHVHFHLLLLHISLLISTNHISPIQALTSPSDISALKAFKSAVKPSSIPPWSCLASWDFTTDPCAVPRRTHFTCGVTCSPDSTRVTQITLDPAAYSGTLTPLISQLTNLTTLDLADNSFSGAIPSSISSLSNLQTLTLQSNSFSGSLPPAISNLKSLESLDISHNLLSGFLPNTLNSLPNLRRLDLSFNKLAGTIPKLPPNLLELALKHNSLSGSIPESVFAGLTQLEVIELSENSFAGTLQSWFFLQPSLQQVDLANNSLTGVEIPPNGGGELVALDLGFNRIEGYVPVNFGSYPVLSSLSLRYNRLRGRIPVEYGRKKSLKRLYLDGNFLIGQPPAGLVTGGNGVSGSLGDNCLQACPASSNLCMPSQKPNAICKQAYGGGRGKPRS encoded by the coding sequence ATGCTCAAAAGTCAGTCATTCACTTCTTCAAACACAAACCACCAAGTAGCTATGCCTCTGCCTAACCTCAACCTCCACCACCACGTCCActtccacctcctcctccttcacATTTCCCTCCTAATCTCCACCAATCACATTTCTCCAATCCAAGCCCTCACTTCCCCCTCAGACATCTCCGCCCTCAAGGCATTCAAATCCGCCGTCAAACCCTCCTCCATTCCGCCGTGGTCTTGCCTCGCCTCCTGGGACTTCACCACCGACCCCTGCGCCGTCCCCCGCCGAACCCACTTCACGTGCGGCGTCACCTGCTCACCCGACTCGACCCGGGTCACCCAAATCACCCTCGACCCCGCCGCCTACTCCGGGACGCTCACCCCGCTCATTTCTCAGCTCACCAACCTCACCACTCTCGACCTCGCCGATAACTCCTTCTCCGGCGCCATCCCATCCTCCATTTCCTCTCTCTCCAACCTCCAAACCTTAACTCTCCAATCCAACTCGTTCTCCGGCTCGCTCCCTCCAGCCATTTCCAACCTTAAATCCCTCGAATCCTTAGACATTTCCCACAATTTACTATCTGGGTTTCTCCCAAACACATTGAACTCGCTACCCAATTTACGACGGCTCGATCTGAGCTTCAACAAGCTCGCCGGCACAATCCCCAAACTGCCCCCGAACCTCCTTGAACTCGCTCTGAAGCACAATTCGTTATCCGGGTCGATTCCGGAATCGGTCTTCGCCGGCTTGACTCAGTTGGAAGTGATAGAACTCAGCGAGAACTCGTTCGCCGGGACTCTACAGTCGTGGTTCTTTCTCCAACCGTCGCTCCAGCAAGTAGATTTGGCCAATAACAGCCTGACAGGTGTCGAGATCCCGCCCAATGGCGGTGGCGAGCTCGTGGCCCTTGATTTGGGTTTTAACAGAATCGAAGGTTACGTGCCGGTAAATTTCGGGAGCTATCCTGTGCTGTCGTCGCTGTCACTTCGGTACAATCGGCTACGTGGCAGGATCCCAGTGGAGTACGGGCGGAAAAAGTCGTTAAAGAGGTTGTACTTGGACGGAAACTTTTTGATTGGGCAGCCGCCGGCGGGACTGGTGACCGGAGGTAATGGAGTGTCCGGAAGCTTGGGGGATAATTGTCTGCAGGCGTGCCCAGCGTCTTCGAATCTGTGCATGCCTTCGCAGAAACCTAACGCCATTTGCAAGCAAGCGTATGGTGGTGGGAGAGGAAAACCGAGGTCTTGA